The genomic window TCTCCCGCTCCAGACGTCTCAGGCGGTCAGCCAGAGCGCTTACTATGTCACCATCTTCATGGGCCACAACGACGTCTGCCAGGACCATTTCGAGGATATCCCGTCTGACGCAGTTTTTGAAGCTAATTTCCGGCAGGGCATGGAGAATCTCAAGAACGGCCTCCCTAACGGCGCGACTGTCTACGTTCTTGCGATAGTTGATATCTACCGGCTTTACGTGGTGGGCCAGGACAAAAAGGCTCTCGGCATCGTCGACTGCGAATTGCTGTGGGCGACGACGCTGCTCAACTGGTTTCCGTGCGGGACGATGCTCAACCCGCTCATAAGCGAGGCCGACCGCCAATTCACGCGCAGCCGCAACATCGCGTTCAACAAAATCCTCGAACGCGTGACGGCGGAATATAACGCCGCCGATCCTCATCACTATTACTATTGGACGAAACTGCCGTTTGTGTTCCCGTTCAACGAAAGCCATGTCTCTAACCTCGACTGTTTCCACCCTTCCGCCAAAGGGCAGAAAACCTTATCGGCAGTGGCATGGTATGTCGGACCGTTCAGAACTTTCGGGGAGGGGGATTAAGCGAGAGACAATCCGAGAGGGGCATTTTTTGAAGAGACATATCTAATTTCCCCGTTCATTCGACCGTGAGGCTTGCCGCAGAACATCATTCCAATATCAGGTAAGCATCACCATTAAGACGTCTGGTCTCGCCGTCATAATACTCGGCAATAACCTTCAAATCATATATCCTCAGTGGGTTCAATCCTTCCAGAGGAATCCGTATCAAGAAAGCTTCCACACCTTTTCGCTCCATAAATGCGATAGCGACCGCATCGTATTCGTTCTCCAGATCATCATTCAGAGTTGGCCCATCAAGCGATCTCTTCAGCAGTTTTCTCATAAATCTGTATCCGCTGTCAAACCCATACGGAAGAATGTGCCCGGGTATGCTTAGCGGGGCCAACTCTTCGTCTAACACTTCCAGAATTCTCGGCGGCTCCTTTCCCGTTTTCTCATACCAGATGCCGTTATCCATATATTGGTACCTGACTTGCGAATGGATAACGGTTACATCCTCGGGGAACAGAACCGCGGCGGAGATACTGCTTAATTTTCCCTCCAGAACCAACTCGCAAAAACCGCGGTCAGTTCCGGTTCTGCCGAAGGAAACTTTTACTGTGGAGGTCGTTTTGGACTCATTATGATAATGGTTTGCATACAGAATCGTTGCCTCTGTTTGGATCGGGATCTCCTGAATTTTTTGATATCTTTTGGCCAGGCATCCAGGAAATAAACATGTTCCGACCGCTACCGTAAAAAAGATCACCGGCAGAAAAGGTGAACCCTTTCGCTCAGGCCCCTTACCGCTTTTGATGGTGACCGGAATTTGAACGGAAACCATAGCTTAGTATCAACAGAGAGACGAAGGAACGCTATTCTGTCCAAGATGCAGAGTGGGATGTGGATACGCCGAGCTTTCTCTTTCAGGAGTAAATTGTCACATTTACTAAAGGAATAAGCCCTTGGTAAGAAAGCAAATCGTCATTCTTCTATTCACAGTTCTGCAATTCGCTTTGCCCGCAAGACTGTGCGCTGCTGCGCAGGAGGGCCCCTTTGCCCTCATTTTCGTGATTGATGGAATCCCGAACGACTTGTTCATGCAAATGCTCGAGCAAGGCGAGCTTCCGAATTTTCGAACGCACATTTATGAAAGAGGAATACACTCGAAGCACCACGTAAGCGTGTTCCCCCCGCTCACCTTTCCTGCGATGGCAAGCATTTTCAGCGGGTATTATCCTTCCAGCCATAAAGTTCCAAACTTCTTCTGGGTCGATCGAGAGCAGGCCAGGTACAAGAGTTATCTGAGCGCACTGCTCCCGCAGTATCAAAGCGACCTCGAGGAAAACGTCCGCTTCCTTTTCGACTTTTTTCCGCGGCGGCGAACCCTATCATTCGGCCTGCCGCTCAATATCGGCGGCGATTACACCCGCCATCTCACCAGTTCGTTCATCGATATCTTTCGAGAATTCAGAGACCTCGATTATGTCGGAAAAACGGTCAAACAGGAGCACGCAATCGCGCCGGATATGCTCATTAAACCGCTCAAGACGCTGGCGCTCCTGAATCCCGCCAAGGAAACCAATGTTATCTCTCTCCTGAATCCCGCGAGCCCTTCCGGCATCCTGAGATACTCGCTGGCTTCCTTTTCCCCGACTACCCGGGCGCTGCGCCGGCAGATTCCGGCGGCGGTGCTTTATTACGAATGGGCTCCCGACCATTTCGGCCACGAGGACGGCCCCTGGAGCGACGACGTGCGTGATTCCCTCATCGAGGCCGATACCCAGTTCGGCCGCCTGGTGCGCGTGTACCAGCAGGCTGAAATCTATGACAGGACCTTCTTCTTTCTGCTCTCCGACCACGGCCAGATTCCTGTCGATCCAAAGTACGTCCGCATCGATCGCCTCTTTCAGAAGAAAGGCTTCAAGGCCCAATTCGTTTCCCATGAATTAATAGCAAAATCAGGTCTCTCCGGACTGCTGAGAATCCGATCGGTCCTCATCGGCAGCGGCAGCATAAAAGGCTACAACTGCGCGCTCGGCACAGCGGGCGGCGGGTCGGTTGTTGCTTTTCTCTCAAAAAATGGGGGAACCAAGGCGGAGGACTGGCGCGAGCAGGTTTATTATGAAGACCTCCTGAGCTATCCTCTGGGCTCCAGCAGGCACGTTAACCTCATACAGTTCATCACCTCGATAGACGGAATGAATTTTTTTCTGGTTCGAGAGAATGAATTCGTTCCCGGCGAGCCGCATGAGACGCGGGTCGTAAGTCGTTCGGGCTCATCGCGCGTGAGGGCGAAGGTTCGGAATGGGAAGCCGGTCGAAATCGGGTACGAACTCATTGAAGGAAAAGACCCGCTGGAATACATGCAGAACCCTTCTCTGGCGGCATTTATCAGGGAGGGCCATCATGGTGATATGGAGTGGCTCGAAGCGACCGCTGAAACCGCATATCCGGACGCGCCCGTCCAAATCGCGCAGATCATGGAAACGCCTCGCTCGGGATCGGTTATCATGGTTCCGGACGATTACCATTCATTCAATGCGCGCACGTGGTCGAAACATGGGGGATTGAGCGCCAGCGAAATGCTCACTACATTTGCTGTTGCCGGCCCGGGGATACGTCACGGTTCGATAGATCATTCGCGGGTGATCGATTTCGTGCCCACATTCCTGCACCTCATGGGAAGGAACGTGCCCACGGGATATTTCGACGGAATGGTTTTAGAAAATATTATCGCGGAAACTGAGGCGGGGCCGCCATGACAAATTGTGATTAAAAAATGTCTAATCATCGGCTTCCATAGTGCAGAAAGCCGCAACCAGGAAACCTTGGAGCTCGAATTACGAATTTGACGAATTCCACAAATAAATTCCTTTTTTTCGCCATTACCGCATGTCCCGCCCGCGTTCGGGGCGCGACCCCGCTGCCGCCAGGAATCCAGAATACGCGGGGTTAGCCGCGTCATCTCAGAAGACCAAGACAATTTGTCATTCTGAGGAGCAAAGCGACGAAGAATCTCTGCTCTTTAACAGACCAAAGAGAGATTCTTCGCTGCGCTCAGAATGTCAACCCGGTGAGGAGGCGTCAGCAGAAAGGAATGCTAAGAGGTCCTGTTGTGCCCAGCTTTCTCTGCGGCTCCGCGGCGCTGCGCTTTTTGCGCCGGTGCCGGCAAAAGAAATCTTGGGTTAAACGTTAAATCTATATCAACCGCGTGCCCGTAACAGAGATAAACGCAAAAGATAGAAGATTTTCTCCTCCGTTTCCTCTGTTGCCTCCTATTTGGAATGTTTCTTCTTCAGATTATTTTCCTGGTGTCCTGGTTTGTTTGGGGGGAGATTTTCTTTGAAAGACTGGCCGAATGAATTCGGCCCTACCGGCATTGGGGTTCGCCCGCCAGGTGCGCTCCAACCGGTAGGTGCGAATTTATTCGCACGGTCTTCGGCGCTGAAGAAAACCTCTTTGTGCCTCCGCGGTGAAAAAAGCTTTTAAAAATAGGGTCCTCATGAGAATTTGTGGGTGAGAAAAAGTCATAAATAATTGAAAAGCATGAACTAAATCCTGCATATCGAGTGTCTGAAGAGGATACTTGAA from Candidatus Abyssobacteria bacterium SURF_5 includes these protein-coding regions:
- a CDS encoding SGNH/GDSL hydrolase family protein → MKPRLWKGNPAMQSFLRSRIPVFLLSIAMLCFFTARAFAKDPQLVPRRLSSTGDSISAGIDVEYYGQNSNASWVNGYYGFWQWLLGLTDVRSHNQRITAQWGSGGRTNYMDAVSGADIFDLPLQTSQAVSQSAYYVTIFMGHNDVCQDHFEDIPSDAVFEANFRQGMENLKNGLPNGATVYVLAIVDIYRLYVVGQDKKALGIVDCELLWATTLLNWFPCGTMLNPLISEADRQFTRSRNIAFNKILERVTAEYNAADPHHYYYWTKLPFVFPFNESHVSNLDCFHPSAKGQKTLSAVAWYVGPFRTFGEGD